Sequence from the Bicyclus anynana chromosome 2, ilBicAnyn1.1, whole genome shotgun sequence genome:
accaccctaccgacaaagacgtaccgccaagcgatttagcgttccggtacgatgtcgcgttgaaaccgaaaagagtgtgcaTTACATCctacaacaagttagcccgcttccatcttagattgcatcatcacttaccatcaggtgagattgtaatcaagggctaacttgtagaaaaaaaaatataaaacgcatGAAATTGAGGACCTGTATAGTGACTTAACGTGGGGTAAAGACACTGTTTCCCGTCATCAGGCAACCTGTAGGATGCTCGCTTCCCTATGACATGAGTTTCCAAGAGGCTAATATCCCTTCGAAAAGGATCAAGGTAAGATGGTCTCAACCCAAatctttttaaatgtaataGATGTTTTGAACGAGAGGTTCAATTTGCACGAGTAGATATGGTGTTCATTGTATTGCGTAGTTTAATAACGCAGGTGAACTTCACGGCGTGAAAGTTTTGGCATTTAACGATGATCCGCCATTACGCTACAGATTTGCATACACTGCGAAATCATATTTAACATAGCTGTTTAGCATTGTTATAAACGATTACaaattgataaataaagatTGATTGATTATGATCTCAAAGATCttctttttttacaatttttttatagtctctatttattcctgcaatctgtcgtgagacattcagcgggattttatgtatttatattaaggCGTATTAGGTGCAAAATCTAGTGATTTGCccatatataataatgtatttcatAACATCTTGTGGTGATCGTCTCTTGAACCTTTTGAAATTTgaccaggtttcttcatcagTAGGTTCCTTGtaagttgatttggatgtttacaAATACGCTTTtgatatgttttaatttttagttcacgatgcaAGCGATCATTTTTGATGTACCAAGAAGCATTGGTAACTGGTACCAGaagcacaatttttttttccaataatGACAAGAGATTTTTATATGTTAAAGATAAGTGGTACTGGTTgttagattttaattaaattattgtcttTTCTTATCTTTGCCGAATTATAATGCAGATTGATTATGATTGTGATGTATTTTTTGCCTGCAGATTATTTAAGCGAAGTATTTCTTTGTCAGATTCAAGAATAAATATTACAGCATGAATTTAAGCATCTTCAGTACGTTAATGTATTCGGAgctattaaatctatacttatattatggaggtaaagtttgtggtattgttgaccactagaaagccacgttatttgtgagtgttataggccatattttatccccgttttatCACGGAAacagaactacgcgggtaaaaccgcttCGGCTAGTATCAATACAAATCACAAATAAGTTTGAAAGTTTTCTACTAAGGTATTGTTGGCCActcgaaagccacgttatttgtgagtgttatatgctatattttattctcgttttatcacgggaacaagaactacgcggataaaaccacGTCGGCCAATATCAATACAACTTACGAATAAGTTAGAAAGTTTTCCAGTAAAAATCAACTACTTACCAAAAATTAAAGATACAGCGTAGGCACTCTCTTTTGAGCCCCCAAAGacaatttatttccaattttctTATAGCCTTCATTTTTAACTCTAGGTTTTGGTTTTTCATTAGTTTCCACAGGACATCCTTTTAGCTCCCACACTAAATTCGTCAAGGACTTAGGTCTGCTTAATTTTCTAGATCGCTTTTCTGGAAGTTTTGGACCATTGCCTGAATCTCCTGACGTTCTGCCACCAGAGTGGCTCGAGTCTAATGTACCATCTAACTCCATTGCTTGATGTATGTTCGACAGGCTTTTGTAACGTATGTTGAAGATTGGGGAGTCACCTTTAGATAAAGGTCGTATTGGACTAGTACCTGGACTAGGCGCTTCTTTAATCGGCGGATGACTTTTCTGAGTGACCAATATCCTACCTTTACTGTTACTTACactgtttttaatgtacaatttgGGTAAATTTGGTACTGGAGCGATTGTACATTTTTCTTTGTAAACAGTTACGGGAGGTTCTTTTGTCGCTACGGCAGTTTTTCGCGTGCGCTTTTCAGCTTTTTGGTTAAACGGCTTTTTTGTTGGAATAGTTTCTATGGGGGGCGGTTCTGGTTTAATTTCTGTTATTAAAGGCATGTGAATAGGTGTAGCTGCTGGTGAGGCGGGTGCTGACTCGTGCCGTATTGGTTCATTGGAATATGATGCTTTGATATTCTTCGGAAGAGGAGCAAAGCCTCTGACGTAATCATATATTTGATCTATTTCATCATACTCATCAGGGATACTGTGTTCGTCTCTATGGCTGCTATATATGTGACTGTGACGGTTTATATACTTATGTTGATTGGCAGTATCTGAAGAAGCACTTCTTCTTAGGAAGTAACCGGTTTTTATTAACGGTGGTGCGAGGAGTGGGGCTTTTAACAGTCTTTTGGGATCTCCAAGTTTACCATCTAACACGTGTATTCGATCCACCACATCTACAAGcaatttattgcatttttctACTAGTCTCGAAAATTCCATGAAGTTTTTTATCTGTTCTTCGTTTTTGCATCGTAACATTTTTAAGGGAGCAGCAAGAGGTAATGCTACTAACGCATTGCCCTCTTTTTGTAAAGGTAGGGCAAAAACGTGATCTTCTTCAAATAAAGAAAGCAATCTCAGTTCTGGTACGAAATGATTTGCACTTTTTAATCCTCTAGGTGGAGTCCCATGTACAAGTCTAACAGTTATTGGCAATCGCTTTGTCAGTAATGTTTTGGCTGTATGTACGCCGCTAATATTCTCTTCTTTAGCAATAGCAGAGAACTTTCCTCTTTGATCTAAGCTAAGTAAAACAGTATCTCCTTTAGAATCGGTACATttcaaatatttacttttacctAAAAAGGTTTCACCTCTGGGCATTATTACTTCTCCCGCTGGTAAGTTTCTTGCTCCGTCCGCGGTTACATTCCCATCCAAGTCAACTTTAGCACAAATTACTCTAACTGGTTCCCTTACTAAGCAGCCATCGTCTAGTTTTCTCCTCGCTAATTCACCTACAGATTCTATACATCTTACTGCTCTGCCTTCTTCACTTAATAATTCAAAGTAGCCTTTGTAGGTTTCGGGAATAGCTATTCTCGGTCCAACACTAACCATGCGTCTCCCTTCTTTTAGTTTGATAGCTTGTgcaataattttctttctttttcctgCAGACACAAGTAACGCTGTGCTCTGCAAGCCAGGGCTTGGTAGAGTTGGTACTCCCAGACCTCCATACTGTCCCTTGATGATCTTTGCTACGTTCGGCAGGCGATTTTTAACTGCGAACTCCCTAAGGTAGTGGCCCTCATCAGACCAGCGGCAAGCTGCGACCACTACTTGGCCGTCCGTGGCTGCCATGATGGGTTTTGTCACATCtgaaattgagaaaaataaacaaattaaaaattgtaggtTATCAATAACCTAAAATGGCATTGAGTGAGGAAGATGCTAacggttaaaatattttgttttgatttctaATTCTGTTATAATTACATCACCAGTGAAACTGGCTCTAactaagaatattttttctagTATCAATAACCACTGCTCATATAAGGTAGAGAGAGGCTTATAATCTTATTAGTATCAAACCGCTTCCATAAGTTGTGAAATTAGTAACGCCTGTCATACGTAAGTcttctataaattattttatcttgtATCAACTGCAGAACACCATGTTGTAGACAGGTAATTGAGTTTGAGTAACGCGGAAGTGTGAAACTTTAAGCAAATAAAAGTTCAGTCGAGTACCGTTACTCCTTATCTAAATAATAATCACGAAATCGGATGAAACAATTTCGTAACAGTTAATAGAGAACATTATAGCTGTAAAGCCTTTGTGGCGGGCGAAATAGCCATAAgagtttgtttacattttctTACGACGTTTTTGTCAAATTAGATTAGGAGGTCTAAAACATAATGAAGTAGGATTTTTTGTTCTTCCTAAAACTTCTTTATGCGCGCTTGACTTGGAGAGTAAGCTGATGAATTCGTTACAAAAAAGTGTAATCGGCTGAGGCAAACGGAGATGGAGTgctaaataattttactttagtCGTAAagcacacttttttattttatctagttTCAAGATTAGACTAATAAATCTATAGGTTTTAGGTTTGTATTCTTCATTATTCCAGAATATTGTCTACTACTTCAAAGTCagtttctgattttttttagattttttgtcagttttgcctttttaaaattaatcttgcTCCTTTTAGATAATTCATTTACtataattaatgttgaaaatatgataatttcCTGATAACTAAGTCAAAATACTAGTTTTAAATCCTTTGCTAAATGACATTAATTTgatgttgaaaatattttattgttgatacaaaaaaaacttagaTTTTGTATCCTAAAAATCGTCAGGTAATGGAAACAGTAAATGCCTAAAGTCTCAATTTGGTGGAGACCGCAAACATGAGGTTTTTTGGTATCAGCCGCTGCACTCTGATAAAAGTACAGTTAGCGCGAATCAGCGTTAAAACTATGACTGTACGTGAATACGTGCGGATGGGGGTACACTAATCTTTACAAccgacaataaaaaaaattgctgagCTTCTCGCTGTTACTCTTTTTTAGTGTTCCCGTACACAAAGGGTAAAACGGCTCAGTCTGTAACCAGGCTGTATCTCATAAACCGTGATAGAAAGACAGTTAAGTCCAGTGGTTAGGGTATGTGGTTTCGGATTCGGATCTTGCTTGGTGAGATACTAAACTTTTCTATCTTCTAAGtaagttttcaattaaaattatcagcTCGGTGTTGGGATGATGGTGGTGTTAGATTCCAGTATCTCAGAGAGTACCTTTATGCCGTCGGTAACTTGTTACAAgatcctcgattacaggtggtattaacattcactatttatgttattgtagaggggaggtatcagtcaagtcatcaaataacctcttatttatactaaataAGAGGTTATTTGATGACTTGACTTacagttgtttgtgaggcagcgtagacacggTCACGCTTCCAGTCGCGTTagttattttgtgcaataatgtctTGTGTTGTAATCATTGTTTATCATTAATTGTTTAGTGTTGGCTAGTCAGAAGGGATCTCTTAAACCTACTCACAAAGTCACAATTCTTAgaacctgctcgaggtgtttcctctaccacaaaataatggaacAATCACTGTTGCTGCTGTCCGTCACGTCACAAAAtggcaaacattaaaaaaaatatattccgtGTCTCAGTG
This genomic interval carries:
- the LOC112052559 gene encoding uncharacterized protein LOC112052559, producing the protein MAATDGQVVVAACRWSDEGHYLREFAVKNRLPNVAKIIKGQYGGLGVPTLPSPGLQSTALLVSAGKRKKIIAQAIKLKEGRRMVSVGPRIAIPETYKGYFELLSEEGRAVRCIESVGELARRKLDDGCLVREPVRVICAKVDLDGNVTADGARNLPAGEVIMPRGETFLGKSKYLKCTDSKGDTVLLSLDQRGKFSAIAKEENISGVHTAKTLLTKRLPITVRLVHGTPPRGLKSANHFVPELRLLSLFEEDHVFALPLQKEGNALVALPLAAPLKMLRCKNEEQIKNFMEFSRLVEKCNKLLVDVVDRIHVLDGKLGDPKRLLKAPLLAPPLIKTGYFLRRSASSDTANQHKYINRHSHIYSSHRDEHSIPDEYDEIDQIYDYVRGFAPLPKNIKASYSNEPIRHESAPASPAATPIHMPLITEIKPEPPPIETIPTKKPFNQKAEKRTRKTAVATKEPPVTVYKEKCTIAPVPNLPKLYIKNSVSNSKGRILVTQKSHPPIKEAPSPGTSPIRPLSKGDSPIFNIRYKSLSNIHQAMELDGTLDSSHSGGRTSGDSGNGPKLPEKRSRKLSRPKSLTNLVWELKGCPVETNEKPKPRVKNEGYKKIGNKLSLGAQKRVPTLYL